In Alphaproteobacteria bacterium, the sequence CTGTCGGGCTCACCTTCCAGCAGATCCAGAAGTACGAGCGCGGCGCCAATCGCATCGGCTCCAGCCGGCTCTACGAGTTCAGCAAGGTGCTCGACGTGCCCGTCTCGTATTTCTTCGACGAGATGCCGGTGAACGTGCTGGTCGGCCGCGGCGGCCGCGGTCGTGGCCGCAAGGCCGGCCTGGCCGAGGAAGGCACGCCGTTCGAGGACGAGAAGGATCCGCTCGCCAAGCGCGAAACGCTCGAGCTGGTGCGCGCCTACTACAAGATTGACGAGGAGAAGGTGCGCAAGCGCATCTTCGAGATGGTCAAGGCCGTCGGCGCCGCCTCGAAGGCGCACAAGCTCGCCACCGGCAAGAAGCGCTGAGCTGCGGTCCGCCCGGCGCCGCGGCTCAGCCGCCGGCGTCCGCCGGCCTCACATAGACGTCCTTCACCGCCAGCCTGCCGTCGCGGAAGGTGTAGCGCTCGACGCCCACCGCGGCGAAAGGCCTGCCCGTGGCCTTGTCGGTTCCCGTCATCCTGAAGGTCATGAACGAGGCGTCCGGCGCGTGGTGATAGACCACGTCGGCGAAGCGCACGTTCTCGACCTGGCTCTTGCGCTCGGTGAAGAAGGCCTCGACCTTCTCGCGCGAATCGAGCGTGCGCAGGCTGCCATTGGCCAGGAGCGTCCAGGTGAAGTCGGGCGTCACCACCGCGTACATCGCCTCCATGTCCTGCTTGAAGAACGCACGCCCGAAGGCGCGGAAGATCGCGTCGCGTTGCTCGGCGCTGGGCATCATGCGCAA encodes:
- a CDS encoding helix-turn-helix transcriptional regulator; the encoded protein is MAGHPVDVHVGMRVRQRRTLLGMSQEKLGEAVGLTFQQIQKYERGANRIGSSRLYEFSKVLDVPVSYFFDEMPVNVLVGRGGRGRGRKAGLAEEGTPFEDEKDPLAKRETLELVRAYYKIDEEKVRKRIFEMVKAVGAASKAHKLATGKKR
- a CDS encoding nuclear transport factor 2 family protein, with protein sequence MMPSAEQRDAIFRAFGRAFFKQDMEAMYAVVTPDFTWTLLANGSLRTLDSREKVEAFFTERKSQVENVRFADVVYHHAPDASFMTFRMTGTDKATGRPFAAVGVERYTFRDGRLAVKDVYVRPADAGG